From a region of the Paenibacillus lutimineralis genome:
- a CDS encoding YifB family Mg chelatase-like AAA ATPase: MYGKLYSACLYGIDGVLIEVEVDLSSGIPQVNLVGLPDSAVREAVERVRSAIKNCGYTFPLQRVTINLAPADLRKTGSAFDLAIALGLLAASEQIRLPEEEHLLILGELSLDGTLRPVPGVLAMVDLAMKQGFTSVLLPKDNAPEAMLLDGIHVYGLRHLQELDPEGFTDKKGIQAPLHLSSLSHLQIHHDHPVTVEEPVLFPPPTEDYSDVLGQQHVKRALTIAAAGMHNIVLIGPPGTGKTMLIRRLPTILPPLSQEEALEVTKIYSSAGKLKGSGGDLMSTRPFRSPHHTISGAGLIGGGSIPRPGEVSLAHHGVLFLDELPEFSRGVLEVLRQPLEERVVSISRSRASFTFPARFLLAASLNPCPCGFFAAEPPLPPCTCSPARIAQYREKISGPLLDRIDMHVEVPRPANWQSDVQPLSSAEMRVAIERAEAIQLNRYRNYTFTRNSELSGRMLRKFAPLDAAASRLLEASFETLGLSMRAHDRIIKLARTIADLEGSDRIISAHIAEAIQYRQLDRRRVETV, from the coding sequence ATGTACGGGAAGCTTTATAGTGCCTGTCTATACGGTATCGACGGAGTATTGATTGAAGTAGAAGTGGATCTGTCCAGCGGGATTCCCCAGGTAAATCTGGTTGGATTGCCTGATTCCGCCGTACGAGAGGCCGTGGAAAGAGTGCGCTCGGCGATCAAAAACTGCGGCTATACCTTTCCGCTGCAAAGGGTCACGATAAATCTTGCACCGGCCGATCTGCGTAAGACGGGCAGTGCATTCGATCTCGCCATTGCACTCGGACTCTTGGCAGCAAGTGAGCAGATCCGTCTACCGGAGGAGGAGCACCTGCTTATTCTCGGCGAGCTCTCGCTCGACGGCACGCTTCGTCCAGTTCCTGGAGTGTTGGCTATGGTCGATCTGGCGATGAAGCAAGGCTTCACCTCTGTGCTACTGCCTAAAGACAATGCACCAGAAGCGATGCTGCTGGATGGAATTCATGTTTATGGACTTAGGCATTTACAGGAGTTGGATCCAGAGGGGTTCACCGATAAAAAGGGCATACAAGCTCCCTTGCATCTATCTTCTTTATCCCATTTGCAAATTCATCATGATCATCCGGTAACAGTCGAGGAGCCAGTATTGTTTCCGCCACCTACCGAGGACTACAGCGATGTGCTTGGACAGCAACATGTCAAGCGAGCGCTGACGATCGCAGCAGCAGGCATGCATAATATCGTCCTGATCGGCCCCCCAGGTACTGGCAAGACGATGCTCATTCGCAGACTGCCCACAATTCTCCCTCCTCTATCCCAAGAGGAAGCTCTGGAAGTTACGAAAATTTACAGCTCGGCTGGCAAATTAAAAGGCAGTGGGGGCGACTTAATGAGCACCCGTCCTTTTCGTTCGCCACACCACACTATTTCGGGGGCTGGACTCATCGGCGGCGGCAGCATACCGAGGCCGGGAGAAGTCAGTCTCGCTCATCACGGTGTCTTATTCTTGGATGAGCTGCCCGAATTTTCGCGAGGTGTTCTGGAGGTGCTGCGCCAGCCACTGGAAGAGCGCGTCGTCTCGATAAGCAGGTCGCGGGCTTCTTTTACCTTTCCAGCACGATTTCTGTTGGCTGCTTCATTGAATCCGTGTCCCTGTGGGTTTTTCGCGGCTGAACCGCCGCTTCCACCATGTACCTGCAGCCCGGCCAGAATCGCTCAGTATCGTGAGAAGATATCCGGCCCACTGTTGGACCGTATCGATATGCATGTTGAGGTGCCACGTCCAGCCAATTGGCAAAGCGATGTCCAGCCTTTATCCTCAGCTGAGATGCGTGTCGCCATTGAGAGAGCTGAAGCGATCCAGCTCAATCGATATCGTAATTACACATTCACCCGTAACAGTGAATTATCTGGCCGGATGTTACGTAAGTTCGCCCCGCTTGACGCTGCAGCGAGCCGCTTGTTGGAGGCTTCGTTCGAGACGCTAGGGCTCAGCATGCGCGCCCATGACCGGATCATTAAGTTGGCCCGTACAATCGCTGATCTGGAGGGCTCGGACCGTATCATATCCGCCCATATTGCCGAGGCGATCCAATATCGTCAGTTAGATCGGCGCAGGGTTGAGACCGTGTAA
- a CDS encoding EscU/YscU/HrcU family type III secretion system export apparatus switch protein: MSEDKSQELPLSMKKAVALKYEPSKGDAPIVAAKGRGMLAERILETAKEHGIPIQEDPALVEVLSKLDLDQQIPPELYNLVAEILTFIYRSDKLAEEEWYYE; this comes from the coding sequence ATGAGTGAGGACAAATCACAGGAGCTTCCGCTCTCTATGAAGAAGGCAGTCGCTCTGAAATATGAACCGTCCAAAGGCGATGCGCCAATCGTAGCTGCCAAAGGTAGGGGGATGCTGGCTGAACGTATCCTGGAGACAGCCAAGGAGCATGGTATCCCGATTCAGGAGGACCCGGCACTAGTAGAAGTACTGTCCAAGCTTGATTTGGACCAACAGATTCCGCCAGAGCTTTATAATCTCGTGGCTGAAATACTCACTTTCATTTACCGTTCCGACAAGCTGGCTGAGGAAGAATGGTACTACGAATAA
- the sucC gene encoding ADP-forming succinate--CoA ligase subunit beta, with the protein MNIHEYQGKEVLKQYGVAVPKGQVAFTVDEAVEAAAALGSPVVVVKAQIHAGGRGKAGGVKVAKNLEEVRTYAQEILGKVLVTHQTGPEGKEVKRLLIEEGCDIKKEYYIGVVVDRGTGSVVMMASEEGGTEIEEVAAATPEKIFKEVVDPALGLQSYQARRLAYAINIPNELVNKAAQFMMALYAAFVDKDCSIAEINPLVVTGDGNVMALDAKLNFDSNALFRHKDIVALRDLEEENEKEIEASKFDLSYIALDGNIGCMVNGAGLAMATMDIIKYYGGDPANFLDVGGGATAEKVTEAFKIILSDDKVKGIFVNIFGGIMKCDVIAAGIVEAAHQIGLDRPLVVRLEGTNVELGKRILAESDLTIVSADSMADGAQKIVALVS; encoded by the coding sequence ATGAATATCCATGAATATCAAGGAAAAGAAGTGCTGAAGCAGTATGGAGTCGCCGTTCCGAAAGGACAAGTTGCGTTTACGGTTGATGAGGCTGTAGAGGCAGCGGCTGCGCTGGGCAGCCCAGTTGTCGTTGTGAAGGCGCAGATCCATGCTGGCGGACGCGGCAAAGCTGGTGGCGTTAAAGTCGCGAAAAATCTGGAAGAAGTGCGGACTTATGCACAGGAAATTCTCGGCAAGGTACTGGTAACGCATCAGACTGGCCCGGAAGGCAAAGAGGTCAAACGCTTGTTGATCGAAGAAGGCTGCGACATTAAGAAAGAGTACTACATAGGTGTTGTTGTCGACCGTGGAACCGGCAGCGTCGTAATGATGGCGTCGGAAGAAGGCGGTACAGAGATCGAAGAGGTCGCAGCAGCAACTCCGGAGAAAATATTTAAAGAGGTAGTTGATCCTGCGCTGGGTCTTCAGTCCTATCAGGCGCGCAGACTAGCTTATGCGATTAACATACCTAATGAACTGGTAAATAAAGCGGCTCAATTTATGATGGCTCTCTATGCGGCATTTGTCGACAAGGATTGCTCCATCGCTGAGATTAATCCACTTGTAGTTACTGGTGACGGTAATGTAATGGCGCTGGATGCCAAATTAAATTTTGATTCCAATGCGTTGTTCCGGCATAAGGATATCGTTGCTCTGCGCGATTTGGAAGAAGAGAACGAGAAAGAAATTGAAGCTTCTAAGTTTGATCTTAGCTATATTGCCTTAGATGGAAACATCGGCTGCATGGTCAATGGAGCGGGTCTTGCGATGGCAACGATGGACATTATTAAATATTATGGCGGCGATCCTGCCAACTTCCTCGACGTAGGGGGCGGAGCAACGGCTGAGAAGGTTACGGAAGCGTTCAAGATCATACTGTCTGATGATAAAGTTAAGGGGATTTTCGTAAATATTTTCGGTGGAATTATGAAATGTGACGTCATCGCAGCGGGAATCGTAGAAGCGGCCCATCAGATCGGACTTGATCGTCCGTTAGTGGTACGTCTGGAAGGAACGAATGTAGAGCTGGGCAAGCGTATTCTGGCTGAATCCGATTTGACGATCGTATCTGCGGATTCGATGGCAGATGGCGCGCAGAAGATCGTTGCGCTCGTATCGTAA
- the rplS gene encoding 50S ribosomal protein L19, translated as MNIVQAITQEQLRKDIPSFRPGDTLKVFVKVIEGSRERIQLFEGVVIKRRGGGISETFTVRKISNGVGVERTFPLHSPKLDRIEVARRGKVRRAKLYYLRELRGKAARIKEARR; from the coding sequence ATGAATATCGTACAAGCGATTACGCAAGAACAACTTCGCAAGGATATTCCGAGCTTTCGTCCTGGTGACACTTTAAAAGTGTTCGTTAAGGTTATCGAGGGATCTCGTGAGCGTATCCAGTTGTTTGAAGGTGTTGTAATTAAGCGTCGTGGTGGTGGAATCAGCGAAACTTTTACAGTTCGTAAAATTTCGAACGGTGTAGGTGTGGAAAGAACTTTCCCGCTTCATTCCCCAAAACTCGATAGAATCGAAGTGGCTCGCCGTGGTAAAGTGCGTCGTGCGAAGCTGTACTATCTTCGTGAACTTCGCGGTAAAGCAGCGAGAATTAAAGAAGCACGTCGTTAA
- a CDS encoding flagellar hook-length control protein FliK: protein MNIGPLLRSMLGDARPGEPRTLELKAGQVVRGTVLSVSEGGQEAVIQVQGVKLHATLETPLQQGQTTLLQVQPQVQDGQMVLKPINQPVTSGLSSSSLAGLLSEFGLENTAANRDLIQSMQASGIPLTKENVTQLLSLTALKPSSVPLSEWVQAAGIALNRGLPLTGETVGSLHQAIFGLPLHVLLSNLEEQLAAFVGGGRLNVLGQTGGQANGAQVPMATGAEMQNAGMGQLAANAVVPNAATPGASAGGSAAAAVAAQGAAQGSGVAGANEGVLNPAPTMSQTAMDGGGKAVPFSASSLPMADGSLASTVQGAGTQTTDALLSKLQSLLTQLRATIAQDTVALPSRGQGGAELTAAERAVGLAAGTSTGASAAAAATAGEAPAGASPLVAPPTAVEPWVGRVLKLLGAEHEQQLLRAAVGAQQEPAPAAGEAPRGAAGGAVAPGGAGGSGPMAAPQEGPALPHSGASGAVPGAQAAGAAAGLAQPEALAAHKSSPLMVSDTLKGLLMQVLSQDDVPAPLLDTARQLASQLTGQQLLLTTDRTAPFAQVTLFLPFIGPDGEQTASVHIESRRGRKGLLDADNCRLWFDLQMKALGQIMVDVQVADKKVLLKIYSENELAGTFLESRQDEVRAALDSAGYRLLALNAERLIKAVEEDGANDLTMSQAYAPSSYRGVDYRV from the coding sequence ATGAATATAGGACCTCTGCTGAGAAGTATGCTGGGGGATGCACGTCCTGGAGAGCCGCGCACATTAGAGCTCAAGGCCGGACAGGTCGTACGTGGAACGGTGCTTAGCGTATCCGAGGGGGGACAGGAAGCGGTGATTCAGGTGCAGGGGGTGAAGCTCCACGCCACGTTAGAAACCCCGCTGCAGCAAGGCCAGACGACGCTATTGCAAGTACAGCCGCAGGTTCAGGATGGCCAGATGGTGCTTAAGCCAATCAACCAGCCAGTGACATCGGGGTTGTCTTCCTCCTCACTTGCCGGATTATTGAGTGAATTCGGATTGGAGAACACTGCGGCGAACCGCGATTTGATCCAATCCATGCAGGCGAGCGGAATACCTTTGACTAAGGAGAATGTCACTCAACTCCTTAGTCTAACGGCACTAAAACCATCTTCCGTACCGTTATCTGAATGGGTCCAAGCTGCTGGAATTGCATTGAATCGAGGTTTGCCTTTGACTGGCGAAACGGTGGGCAGCTTGCATCAAGCGATTTTTGGCCTGCCCCTGCATGTACTGTTGTCGAATCTGGAGGAGCAGTTGGCGGCATTTGTAGGAGGAGGCCGCTTAAATGTACTGGGGCAGACAGGTGGGCAAGCGAACGGCGCTCAAGTTCCAATGGCTACCGGAGCGGAAATGCAGAATGCGGGGATGGGACAGCTGGCCGCAAACGCTGTTGTTCCTAATGCCGCAACACCCGGTGCATCAGCTGGAGGATCGGCTGCTGCAGCGGTTGCTGCTCAAGGAGCTGCACAGGGAAGCGGAGTTGCAGGCGCGAATGAGGGCGTGTTAAACCCAGCTCCGACGATGTCCCAGACTGCGATGGATGGCGGTGGAAAGGCAGTTCCTTTCTCGGCTTCCTCATTGCCAATGGCAGATGGTTCATTGGCGTCTACGGTACAGGGGGCCGGTACTCAGACGACGGATGCTCTGCTCAGCAAACTGCAGAGCTTGCTGACACAGCTGCGCGCTACGATAGCGCAGGATACCGTTGCCTTGCCTAGTAGAGGGCAAGGCGGTGCAGAGCTGACCGCAGCGGAGCGTGCGGTCGGCCTTGCCGCAGGCACAAGCACGGGTGCTAGTGCTGCGGCTGCGGCCACGGCTGGCGAAGCTCCCGCTGGGGCTTCGCCACTGGTAGCGCCCCCCACGGCGGTTGAGCCGTGGGTGGGGCGCGTGCTCAAGCTGCTCGGTGCGGAGCACGAGCAGCAGCTGCTGCGCGCGGCCGTTGGCGCGCAGCAAGAACCGGCGCCTGCCGCAGGCGAGGCGCCGCGGGGCGCCGCCGGGGGCGCTGTCGCACCCGGCGGGGCTGGCGGCAGCGGGCCTATGGCCGCGCCGCAGGAAGGGCCCGCGCTGCCGCATAGCGGCGCGAGCGGGGCAGTGCCCGGCGCGCAAGCCGCTGGGGCTGCCGCGGGGCTGGCTCAGCCGGAAGCCCTGGCTGCGCACAAGAGCAGCCCCCTCATGGTCAGCGATACACTGAAGGGGCTGCTGATGCAGGTGCTGTCGCAGGACGACGTTCCAGCACCGCTGCTGGATACTGCCCGACAGTTGGCCAGCCAATTGACCGGGCAGCAGCTATTGCTGACGACCGACCGTACGGCTCCGTTCGCACAAGTCACGCTATTTCTGCCTTTTATCGGGCCAGATGGAGAGCAGACGGCGTCCGTACATATCGAATCGAGGCGTGGCCGCAAAGGTTTGCTCGACGCTGACAATTGCCGGCTGTGGTTCGATTTGCAAATGAAGGCGCTCGGCCAAATTATGGTCGATGTACAGGTGGCAGACAAGAAGGTACTGCTCAAGATTTATAGTGAGAATGAACTGGCCGGAACCTTCCTTGAGTCACGTCAGGATGAGGTAAGAGCTGCATTGGATTCGGCAGGGTACCGGTTATTAGCCTTGAATGCGGAACGGTTGATCAAAGCTGTTGAAGAGGACGGAGCCAATGATTTAACGATGTCTCAAGCCTACGCGCCCAGCTCATATAGAGGGGTGGACTATCGTGTATGA
- the lepB gene encoding signal peptidase I: MEQHIHAEDSQKPPQEHKSEAMEWIKAIVIAVVLVLLIRWLLFAPFIVDGPSMHPNFYTGERIIVNKIVYDFRAPKHSEVVVFHVPSEGRDFIKRVIGVPGDTVKVEGDTITVNGKVIEEPYIQEALDEKHKNNQLYNIRENFPNEQFPDGKVPEGYVFVLGDNRSNSTDSRAIGFVPFKDIIGRADLVFWPVKDIKMIGH; this comes from the coding sequence ATGGAACAGCATATTCATGCGGAAGATTCCCAAAAACCGCCCCAAGAACATAAGAGCGAGGCAATGGAGTGGATAAAGGCCATCGTGATCGCTGTCGTATTAGTATTATTGATCCGATGGCTGTTGTTTGCTCCATTTATTGTCGACGGGCCGTCAATGCATCCGAATTTCTATACTGGCGAGAGAATTATCGTCAACAAGATTGTTTATGATTTCCGTGCGCCTAAGCACAGTGAAGTTGTCGTCTTCCATGTTCCATCGGAAGGACGTGATTTCATTAAGCGCGTAATCGGTGTGCCTGGCGATACCGTTAAGGTTGAGGGCGACACTATTACGGTCAATGGTAAAGTAATTGAGGAGCCTTATATCCAGGAGGCTCTGGATGAGAAGCATAAAAATAACCAGCTATACAATATTAGAGAAAACTTCCCTAATGAGCAGTTTCCGGATGGAAAGGTTCCGGAGGGCTATGTGTTTGTACTTGGCGACAATCGGTCGAATAGTACGGATAGCCGTGCGATCGGGTTTGTACCGTTCAAAGATATTATCGGCCGGGCGGATCTTGTATTCTGGCCTGTAAAAGATATCAAAATGATCGGTCACTAA
- the ylqF gene encoding ribosome biogenesis GTPase YlqF → MTIQWFPGHMTKARRQIQDKLKLIDVVIELLDARLPMSSRNPMIDEILQGKPRLIVLNKADLADPGVTKQWLEVFKQEGHLAVAVDAYSGQGIKDIPLLAKELLKDKLEKQRAKGMNPRAVRALIVGIPNVGKSTLINRLAGRNIAATGDRPGVTKGQQWIKVGTDMELLDTPGILWPKFEDQNVGYRLAVTGAIREEILNVEDIAFFGVKYLVKYYWEPFSSRFELKEPPQDPDNPHDIVAVMEAVGRKRGCIVSGGRVDLEKASGILLRELRAGKLGRYSMEAPY, encoded by the coding sequence ATGACGATTCAATGGTTTCCCGGACATATGACCAAGGCTCGCCGGCAGATTCAGGATAAGCTTAAGCTTATCGATGTTGTGATCGAGCTGTTGGATGCAAGGCTGCCAATGTCCAGCAGAAATCCGATGATCGATGAAATTTTGCAGGGTAAGCCACGTTTGATCGTGCTGAACAAAGCCGATCTGGCAGATCCCGGCGTGACGAAGCAATGGCTGGAAGTATTCAAGCAAGAAGGGCATCTTGCTGTTGCTGTTGATGCATACAGCGGCCAAGGGATTAAAGATATCCCTCTCTTAGCCAAGGAGTTGTTGAAAGACAAGCTGGAGAAGCAACGGGCAAAAGGCATGAATCCACGTGCGGTCCGTGCCCTGATCGTAGGGATTCCTAACGTAGGGAAATCTACGTTGATTAACCGATTGGCGGGGCGAAATATTGCGGCTACTGGAGATCGTCCTGGCGTTACCAAGGGCCAACAGTGGATCAAGGTAGGGACCGATATGGAGCTGCTTGATACTCCGGGAATTCTCTGGCCGAAATTTGAGGATCAGAATGTAGGTTATCGCCTGGCGGTAACTGGAGCAATCCGTGAAGAAATATTGAATGTGGAAGACATCGCTTTTTTTGGCGTTAAATATTTGGTTAAATATTATTGGGAGCCCTTCTCTAGCCGATTTGAGTTGAAGGAGCCTCCTCAAGATCCGGATAATCCGCATGATATTGTAGCGGTGATGGAGGCTGTAGGGCGCAAGCGTGGCTGTATCGTTAGCGGCGGTCGTGTTGATTTGGAGAAAGCCTCTGGAATATTGCTGCGTGAGCTGCGAGCTGGCAAGCTGGGAAGATATTCAATGGAGGCCCCATATTAA
- a CDS encoding YraN family protein: MSNSRNERSGIDERQARGRQAENMAAQYLQNQGYRILARNWRCRTGELDLIVTKEEQIVIVEVRSRSGYALAYGFPSESITPRKIRKVRDTAAVYLLQTAKQTALVRFDVITVLYHGDGETQLEHLEAAF; the protein is encoded by the coding sequence ATGAGTAATTCGAGAAATGAAAGATCGGGTATAGATGAACGCCAAGCTCGCGGCAGACAAGCGGAAAATATGGCGGCGCAATATTTGCAGAATCAGGGATATAGGATCTTGGCCAGAAATTGGCGCTGTCGGACAGGGGAGCTGGATTTGATTGTAACCAAGGAAGAGCAGATTGTCATCGTCGAGGTGCGCAGCCGCAGCGGCTATGCGCTTGCTTATGGTTTTCCTTCCGAATCCATCACTCCCCGCAAAATACGTAAGGTGCGTGATACCGCCGCCGTCTATTTACTGCAAACCGCTAAGCAGACAGCTCTGGTCCGTTTTGACGTGATCACTGTTCTCTACCATGGAGATGGCGAGACACAATTGGAGCATTTAGAAGCTGCCTTTTAA
- a CDS encoding ribonuclease HII codes for MSHLLKYEQEYWELSYQNIAGVDEVGRGCLFGDVVAAAVILPRGLVLEDVDDSKKLSAKKREHLYDVIMEQAVAVGVGYVDAPTIDQINIKQAARLAMKQAVSQLNVMPDMLLIDAEKIDTDIPQLAIIKGDATSQSIAAASIVAKVTRDRLCQGEWDVKYPEYGIAVHKGYATKLHREQIMALGPTPMHRRSFLRNLLIEEQTLF; via the coding sequence ATGAGTCATTTATTGAAATACGAACAGGAATATTGGGAGTTATCTTATCAGAACATTGCAGGTGTTGATGAAGTAGGTCGGGGTTGTCTGTTTGGTGATGTTGTAGCGGCTGCGGTTATTTTGCCGCGAGGACTCGTGCTTGAGGATGTCGATGATTCCAAGAAGCTCAGTGCCAAGAAGCGAGAGCATTTATACGATGTGATTATGGAACAGGCTGTAGCTGTAGGAGTTGGTTATGTGGATGCTCCAACCATTGATCAAATTAATATTAAACAGGCTGCACGTCTGGCAATGAAGCAGGCGGTGAGTCAATTGAACGTCATGCCGGACATGCTGCTGATTGATGCAGAGAAGATCGATACTGATATTCCCCAGCTGGCTATTATTAAAGGCGATGCCACAAGCCAGTCGATTGCAGCTGCATCGATTGTCGCCAAAGTTACGCGGGACAGGCTCTGTCAGGGAGAATGGGATGTAAAATATCCTGAATACGGAATTGCAGTACATAAGGGTTATGCCACGAAGCTGCATCGGGAGCAAATTATGGCTTTGGGCCCGACGCCGATGCACCGCCGAAGCTTCTTGCGAAACTTGTTGATTGAAGAACAGACGTTGTTCTGA